One Papaver somniferum cultivar HN1 chromosome 10, ASM357369v1, whole genome shotgun sequence genomic window carries:
- the LOC113318888 gene encoding protein trichome birefringence-like 11, with amino-acid sequence MTETTEEDPTKQESPFMEFLRNFKRLKPIETTLCGSLGFYFLTIFSFLSFFFYFDYRVVNNGEQHRFQTEKFKWLTAGSFDHHNDKYDVMFDNDSGGGGDVVEKLRFLDDGKCDLFNGEWVWDDTYPLYQSKNCMFLDEGFRCSENGRPDSFYTKWRWQPKDCNLPRFDAKDMLEKLRNKRIVFVGDSIGRNQWESLLCMLSSVVVDKDSIYEVNGSPITKHKGFLVFKFKEYNCTVEYYRAPFLVLQSRAPAGSPEQVKTTLKLHQMDWTSRQWKDADVLVFNTGHWWNYEKTIRGGCYFQEGDVVKMEMNVETAYRKSIKTLINWIEKEVNMSKTRIFFRTYAPVHFRGGDWRTGGSCHMETLPELGSSLAPPRTWVPLNIFNGVLAEQSNKSRVLGMDVLNITELTSRRKDGHLSLFYLGPKESPAPLHRQDCSHWCLPGVPDAWNELLYALFIRRETKTQEKVLQANMKNAS; translated from the exons ATGACTGAAACTACTGAAGAAGACCCAACGAAACAAGAATCCCccttcatggagttcttgaggaATTTCAAACGCTTGAAACCCATTGAAACGACATTGTGCGGTTCTCTTGGTTTTTACTTTCTtacaattttcagtttcttaagTTTCTTTTTTTACTTTGATTACAGAGTTGTTAATAACGGTGAGCAACATAGATTTCAAACAGAGAAGTTTAAGTGGTTAACTGCAGGTTCTTTTGATCATCATAATGATAAGTATGATGTAATGTTTGATaatgatagtggtggtggtggtgatgttgtTGAGAAGTTGAGATTTCTTGATGATGGGAAGTGTGATTTGTTTAATGGTGAATGGGTTTGGGATGACACATATCCTTTGTATCAGTCTAAAAATTGTATGTTTTTAGATGAGGGTTTTAGATGTTCTGAAAATGGTAGACCGGATAGTTTTTATACTAAATGGAGATGGCAACCTAAAGATTGCAACTTGCCCAG ATTTGATGCAAAGGATATGTTGGAGAAGCTACGAAATAAGAGAATAGTTTTTGTTGGTGATTCAATTGGAAGAAACCAATGGGAATCACTTTTGTGCATGCTCTCATCAGTGGTTGTTGATAAGGATTCTATCTACGAAGTGAATGGAAGTCCCATAACAAAGCACAAAGGGTTCTTGGTGTTTAAGTTCAAGGAATACAATTGTACAGTCGAGTACTACAGAGCTCCATTTCTAGTTCTACAGAGCCGAGCACCAGCTGGATCTCCAGAACAAGTTAAGACAACCCTGAAGCTACATCAAATGGACTGGACTTCTAGACAGTGGAAAGATGCAGATGTGCTGGTCTTTAACACTGGTCACTGGTGGAACTATGAAAAGACTATAAGAGG GGGATGTTATTTTCAAGAAGGTGATGTTGTGAAGATGGAAATGAATGTTGAAACTGCATATAGAAAGTCAATTAAAACCTTGATTAATTGGATAGAAAAAGAAGTAAATATGAGTAAGACTCGAATCTTTTTTCGCACCTATGCCCCCGTCCACTTCAG GGGCGGGGATTGGAGAACGGGAGGGAGTTGCCACATGGAGACACTACCAGAATTAGGGTCCTCATTAGCTCCACCTCGGACATGGGTTCCTCTCAATATCTTCAATGGCGTACTAGCAGAGCAATCAAACAAGTCACGTGTGCTTGGAATGGATGTACTGAACATAACTGAATTGACTTCAAGAAGGAAAGATGGGCATTTATCTTTGTTCTATCTCGGTCCTAAGGAGAGCCCTGCACCTCTTCACAGGCAGGATTGTAGTCATTGGTGCCTGCCAGGAGTACCTGATGCATGGAATGAACTACTCTATGCACTATTCATTAGACGGGAGACAAAAACTCAAGAAAAAGTTttgcaggcaaacatgaaaaacgCTTCTTGA
- the LOC113318889 gene encoding aluminum-activated malate transporter 8-like — protein sequence MSIYMYLARTSFATQTDHRILRERRENMAGVTVISIPNEVGKNSSIRNENEIHDIEKDTRSIPESSFSTSSLLHCLKKKLVYDHKKLIHSLKVGVALVLVSLLYLIDPLYEQVGENAMWAIMTVVVLFEYSAGATLGKGLNRGLGTVLGGGLGCLAAILAQKLNWVGSSIVIGATIFVIGVAATYSRLIPYFKKKYDYGAMIFILTFNLVAVSGLQGEKVLLLARERLATIVIGFAICVFTSLLVLPVWSSDELHSSIATKFESLASSIEGCSEEYFKPIDRKSNEVTRSLDGYLSVLNSKARDEILGNFARWEPWHGRFGLYHPWEKYLHIGQLLREMAATNLSLKECICSPRQPSTITLRCSMKEPCEAVASLLACSLRELGDSIMQMKNCQPRELIVAKLKTTCFKLNTSVSVTKLCTTENNTDGLAMATFVFLLMEMVDKIEVLAKEVEELGGIAGFEPQQ from the exons ATGTCTATATATATGTACTTGGCAAGGACCAGTTTTGCAACTCAAACTGATCACAGGATACTTAGAGAAAGAAGGGAAAATATGGCAGGGGTAACTGTGATATCGATTCCAAATGAAGTTGGGAAAAATAGTTCTATAAGAAATGAGAACGAGATTCATGATATCGAAAAGGACACGAGAAGTATTCCAGAATCATCTTTCAgtacttcttctcttcttcattgtTTAAAGAAAAAGCTCGTATATGATCATAAGAAACTGATTCATAGTTTGAAAGTTGGAGTTGCTCTAGTTTTGGTTTCTCTTTTGTATCTTATTGATCCTCTTTATGAACAAGTAGGAGAAAATGCTATGTGGGCTATAATGACAGTCGTTGTTCTTTTCGAGTACTCTGCTG GTGCTACACTTGGGAAGGGTTTAAATCGTGGTTTGGGAACTGTTTTAGGAGGTGGCTTGGGTTGTTTAGCAGCAATATTAGCTCAAAAACTGAATTGGGTTGGTAGTTCAATCGTAATTGGTGCAACCATATTTGTCATAG GTGTGGCTGCAACATACTCTCGGTTGATACCATATTTTAAGAAAAAGTATGACTATGGGGCTATGATCTTCATACTCACTTTCAATCTGGTTGCAGTTTCTGGTCTACAGGGTGAGAAGGTGTTGTTGTTAGCCCGAGAGCGTTTGGCCACAATAGTTATAGGATTCGCCATATGCGTGTTTACGAGTTTACTAGTTTTACCTGTGTGGTCTAGTGATGAACTCCACTCTTCTATTGCTACAAAATTTGAAAGTCTCGCAAGTTCGATTGAAGGATGTTCGGAGGAATATTTCAAGCCCATTGATCGAAAAAGCAATGAGGTCACAAGAAGTTTGGATGGCTACTTATCCGTGCTAAACTCCAAGGCCAGAGATGAGATTCTG GGAAACTTTGCAAGATGGGAACCATGGCATGGAAGATTCGGGTTGTATCATCCATGGGAGAAATACCTTCACATCGGGCAGTTGCTTCGGGAGATGGCTGCGACTAACCTTTCACTAAAAGAATGCATTTGTTCTCCTCGACAG CCATCGACCATTACACTGAGGTGTTCTATGAAGGAACCATGCGAAGCAGTTGCGTCATTACTTGCTTGCTCACTGAGAGAGTTAGGTGACAGCATTATGCAAATGAAGAATTGTCAGCCAAGAGAATTGATAGTGGCCAAGTTGAAGACAACATGCTTCAAGCTAAACACTTCGGTGTCTGTAACTAAGCTGTGCACAACCGAGAACAACACTGATGGGCTTGCAATGGCAACCTTTGTTTTTCTGTTAATGGAGATGGTGGATAAGATTGAAGTGTTGGCTAAAGAAGTTGAAGAACTTGGAGGTATTGCAGGTTTTGAACCTCAACAATAA
- the LOC113318202 gene encoding cyanidin 3-O-glucoside 7-O-glucosyltransferase (acyl-glucose)-like produces MSISNIPCLLFLLLLVSFIEQLATLGFCQEINELRRDDFPSDFVFGAGTSAYQVEGAVAKDGRKPSVWDIFTHEGNVIDKSTRDIAADGYHKYKEDVKLMSDLGLEAYRFSISWSRVLPDGRGAMNPKGIEYYNNRINELISHGIQPHITLYHLDLPQTLEDEYFGWLSPKIIEDFTKYADVCFKEFGDRVGHWTTLNEPNIMFIASYNSGFFPPQRCSYPGGLIFNCTVGNSSVEPYIAMHHYLLSHASAARLYKEKCQAKHNGLVGLNLNFLWAPPKTNNTSDRIASKRAIDFYIGWAMDPLIHGDYPESMKTRVGSRIPSFTETESELIKGSADFIGINHYNTVYIQDNPSNATDGHADYYVDMNVKMSVTKDDTPGGQFDPTGYMPSNPSGLHMLLQYLKEYYGNPPVYIHENGYSAPKNEELNDTVRIDYMNGFIGSTLKAIRNGTNTRGCFVWSFVDVFEVLFGYTTRYGLVHVDFEDKELKRQPKSSARWILLQK; encoded by the exons ATGTCAATTAGTAATATTCCGTGtctcttgtttcttcttcttcttgtgtcgTTTATCGAACAATTAGCAACACTTGGGTTTTGTCAAGAAATTAATGAACTTAGAAGAGATGATTTCCCGTCTGACTTTGTTTTTGGTGCTGGAACTTCAGCTTATCAG GTTGAAGGAGCCGTGGCAAAAGACGGAAGGAAACCCTCTGTATGGGATATCTTCACTCATGAAG GTAATGTCATTGACAAAAGCACAAGGGATATAGCAGCAGATGGATATCACAAATATAAG GAAGATGTGAAACTAATGAGTGATTTAGGACTTGAAGCTTATAGATTTTCCATATCTTGGTCAAGGGTCCTTCCAG ATGGCAGGGGAGCTATGAATCCAAAAGGCATCGAGTATTACAATAATCGCATCAATGAATTAATCAGTCACG GAATTCAGCCACATATTACCCTGTACCATTTGGATCTCCCTCAAACACTTGAAGATGAATATTTCGGATGGTTAAGTCCTAAAATAAT TGAGGACTTCACAAAATATGCAGATGTCTGTTTTAAAGAATTTGGTGACAGGGTTGGTCATTGGACTACTTTGAATGAACCAAATATAATGTTTATAGCCTCATACAACTCCGGATTTTTTCCACCTCAACGATGTTCATATCCAGGGGGGTTAATCTTCAACTGTACAGTTGGAAACTCGTCTGTTGAACCTTATATCGCTATGCACCATTACTTGCTTAGTCATGCATCAGCTGCAAGACTCTATAAAGAAAAATGTCAA GCTAAGCACAATGGATTAGTAGGTTTGAACCTTAATTTTCTTTGGGCTCCTCCAAAAACAAACAATACTTCAGATAGGATAGCATCTAAAAGAGCTATTGACTTCTATATCGGCTG GGCAATGGATCCACTGATACATGGTGATTATCCTGAGAGCATGAAGACAAGAGTTGGCTCAAGAATCCCATCATTCACGGAAACCGAATCTGAACTCATAAAAGGATCAGCAGACTTTATAGGAATAAACCACTACAATACAGTTTACATACAAGACAACCCAAGTAATGCAACAGACGGACATGCGGACTATTACGTTGATATGAATGTTAAAATGTCAG TTACGAAAGACGATACACCTGGAGGTCAATTTGATCCAACTGGCTATATGCCCTCAAACCCGTCTGGCTTACATATGTTGCTTCAGTACTTAAAAGAGTATTATGGAAATCCTCCGGTTTATATCCATGAGAATG GTTACTCGGCACCTAAGAATGAGGAACTAAACGACACTGTGAGAATTGACTACATGAATGGATTCATCGGAAGCACACTCAAGGCTATCAG AAATGGAACAAATACAAGAGGATGCTTTGTGTGGTCATTCGTAGACGTTTTCGAGGTGCTGTTTGGATACACCACTAGGTATGGACTTGTTCATGTTGATTTTGAAGACAAGGAGTTGAAGAGGCAACCAAAATCATCTGCTCGCTG GATATTgcttcaaaaataa
- the LOC113318203 gene encoding cyanidin 3-O-glucoside 7-O-glucosyltransferase (acyl-glucose)-like, translating to MSISNIPCLLFLLLLVSFIEQLATLGFCQEINELRRDDFPSDFVFGAGTSAYQVEGAVAKDGRKPSVWDIFTHEGNVIDKSTRDIAADGYHKYKEDVKLMSDLGLEAYRFSISWSRVLPDGRGAMNPKGIEYYNNRINELISHGTNIASVNIPHV from the exons ATGTCAATTAGTAATATTCCGTGtctcttgtttcttcttcttcttgtgtcgTTTATCGAACAATTAGCAACACTTGGGTTTTGTCAAGAAATTAATGAACTTAGAAGAGATGATTTCCCGTCTGACTTTGTTTTTGGTGCTGGAACTTCAGCTTATCAG GTTGAAGGAGCCGTGGCAAAAGACGGAAGGAAACCCTCTGTATGGGATATCTTCACTCATGAAG GTAATGTCATTGACAAAAGCACAAGGGATATAGCAGCAGATGGATATCACAAATATAAG GAAGATGTGAAACTAATGAGTGATTTAGGACTTGAAGCTTATAGATTTTCCATATCTTGGTCAAGGGTCCTTCCAG ATGGCAGGGGAGCTATGAATCCAAAAGGCATCGAGTATTACAATAATCGCATCAATGAATTAATCAGTCACGGTACAAATATTGCATCGGTGAATATACCACACGTATAA